Genomic DNA from Oryza sativa Japonica Group chromosome 5, ASM3414082v1:
TGCGGGCATGTATCTCCTATACCAGAATGAAACAACTACTAGATGAACAGGAAATGTTTTGTAAGTGTAATTTTTAAGGCATGTGTCCTTATTTGCTGAATATCTCAAAAGTCACCACTACTTCAACTGCAATTTGTTTagtctgtttttcttttattttgtttatatgtgtgtatacctattttgaatttgtaatTTTATAGAAGGGCATGTGACACAATAGTTTATAttatcatttttcaaaaaaaaaatcagaaaaaaggaTGCATGGCCTTGAGGGCTAGGGGTTTTTTCGTTCATTGCAACACATTAACACCCTAAAATGTGAAACATGTCATACTTTGTTATGCAATTGTTTGGTTGAGTACTTCAACAAGGCAAGCTACATCTTAGAGCATGAGCAATGGGTATCCCTGGCTCGTACCTTCATCGACGCCGTCCGTCTTCCGTCCGTGAGCCGTGCCCTTGGAGGGAGGCACAACCCctagaaggggggggggggagggagcgCCTCTGGCTCCTCAACTCCCTTTTTCTTGAGCCACCGCTTGAGGCTATGCGTTGGGCAGCCCCGGTGCTCTGTCCCCCACCTTCCCCCCTATACTTTTCTAGTTTTCCTTCTTGCCCCTCTCACATCAGCATGGTGAGGCGGAGCCGACGGCGAGCACAGTGTGGTGGAGCCGGAGTAGGCGGCGCAGCCTCGTCAGTGTGGTGAATGGCGATGAGCGATGACCCTCACCAAATCCAGCTGCTGGCAAGCCAGATCTGGGAGAGAGACGACGACGGCTTCGTCGGCGACAGCAACGGTGAAGAGGCCGACCATGCCCCGCGTCCTGCATGCCATCGGCCACCCCACACACCGCTCGCCGTCCGCCACCGCACCCGGCGATGAGCagcgggggagagagggagaaaacggtgacgggagagagaggccgtgcggagggggagagagagagggggcatGGGAGAGTGGatccggcgccgacgaggtggatggcgacgagcggcggctgactggggagggaggtggcggcgccgcctgcGCAAGAGAGAGACAGGGAGAGAGCGGCGATGAGAGGGGAGGGCGTCGGTGGCGGGAGAAAGCAGCGGCGACAGTGGGGAGGGATAGGAGGGAGGtggtgagagagggagagggagaggaagagacgCGGGCAGAGGGGGTGAGAAAGAGGGAGGCGTCGGTGAGAACGAGGGGTAAGGGCAGAATTTTTTAACCGGGGCTATTTGGGCCAGGACACCCGTTGTGGGCTGGAGTATCTCCACTAAGTTGCTTCAGATTTTGAAGAGCTCATCTAGAGTATTCTCCATTGGGAGATGAGTTCTCTAGAGTGCCCTCAATTAGTGAGGGCACTCTATAGGGGTGGCTTTGGATGTAGATGCCCTTAGTTAGTATGCCGGCCCACCTCTCATGCTCTTACTTTAGCAAAAGTTTACCACCTCATGTGACCAATAAATTATCGTGTACACTTTGTATGCTATGCCATATTTTTGACAAATTGTGGTGTCACAAAGTTAACCGTCAACTAGAGAAGATCTCAACTTACTTCTTTTACTGCGTGTATGGACTAATCGGGTTTCTTTGCAATAGCATCTAGCTACTAAGTTATAGGAGAACACATTAGTTATGATCAACTTTTGTCTATATGATCAAGGACGGATGTTCTAGATCAAATGCTATAGTAAATCGCTACAATGTCATTTAGGCTCCATTTGAATTTGTTGCAAGCTAAATATTATCACCGACAAGTAAAATGGGAcatgtcattagcacatgattaattaaatattaactattacaaaattaaaaaatggatttatttgattttgagagaaacttttatataattattttcacAAAACACAGCGTTTAGCAATTTGTGAAACGTGCTAACAAAAGACAAGATAGAAGCCACATGATGCATCATATTCGAACTAGCCCTTGGTTGTTTGCGTCAGGATGAGAATATTGTGTCACAAGACTCAATTTCACTTTGACATAGAGTACCATCCATCATAAATACAGAGGATCCATGTCCTGTATGGATGCACATACATTATCTACCTCCTGGAAACATTTCAAGAATTGTGTAAGAGTCATAAAATTGTTCTAGATTCGAGAAaagatttttttagataattgatATCTCATTAATAAATGAAATTACATCCAATCTCTATATCTTCAATAtatgaaaaagagagaaaaataaaacataatgATACCATGTTGTCTTGGAACAACTTACCCTTTTACAATCCAAACTACAACACAATGACTACAACCATTACAACACCTTCAAGAAGGGAAAGATATTTGTTTGCCCTTAACCAACTCAAAGGTTAATGTAGGATATTCATCTAGAGGCGTCTACGGACAACTtcttcatatagaaaattttcgatgttgtatttttttgggggggatAGGCAAAAGAATTGTTACAAGGTGTTACAAGGTTTTGAAAGAAGCAAAGTGTTACAAGGTTATAGCCTTGGGAGGCTatactcaagaaaaaaaaaggaaaagcacACCATGTCACGTGcccacaccaccaccacaaccacCACACCATGAGGAAACATAGCCACGACAAAGAACCTCTAACACGATGCCTCCAAGAAGGTTACAACATTAGAAACGCTGTCATTTTTGGAGAACCTGTTGTTGATACACCTTTTTGAACCTACTGATATTGTAATTGATATATCTGGTAGCAAGTGTGCTTTTATTGAGACAGATGAAGCGAAGGAACTTTTGAGCCCACTTACCAAACTAGTACAAATAAATGGATTTGCTTCAGCAACATGAGCTTGGTATTGGTGCTACCAATGTTGCTAGGCCTATCCTTGAATCAATCAAAAGCAGCTCACAAAGGTAGACATATCTGATTTTGTTGCTAGAAGGACTCAGGATGGCCTTTGATGTGATGCGCATCTCCTCAAAAGTATTAGAAGGTGATGTATTGAGATACTTGAACATCTCTGACAATGCCTATGGTGAGAAGGGCGTCAGAGCATTTGAAGAGCTCCTGAAATCACAGGACACCctggaagaagaagaactaTATATGATGAACAATAGTATATCAGAGGAAGCTGCAAAAACTTtttatgaacttattccttctacCGAGAAGCTTAAGGTTCTCCACTTCCACAATAACATGATGGGGGATGAAGGTGCTATGTTTGTTGCGGAGATGGTAAATGTTCTCCTAATCTAGAGTGTTTTAGGTGCTCGGCGACATGTGTAGGACCTGATGATGGAGTTGCTCTGGCCGAGGCATGGGTGGCTCTTAGAAAAACCCTTTCTAAGTTTTAGATCTTACTCGGTGACCTCAATCTTGAGAATAAGGGCACATTAGCAATTGTCAATACCCGCAAACAATTGACACCTCAGATTGAGGTTCTTGAAATGGCTAGAAATAAGATTAACGCCAAAGAAGCCCAAGCTTTGGCAGAATGCCTAACAACACTTCAATCACTCAAAAAGTTGACATTGGCTGAAAATGGACTGAAGGATGATGGTGCTGTGGTAATTGCAAAAGCATTGGAAGATGGGCACCAGGATCTGAAGGAGCTTGATGTTAGCAAAGAATATGTTGCGGAGGATGGGAGCTCGGTGTTTTGCCCATGCAATCGCTAACAAGTCATGTTTTGTGCAACTAAATATCAACAGGAATTACATCTCTGATGAAGAGATTGATAAGGTGAAGGATATTATGAAGAGTGGTAAGAACTTGGTGGATGTGCTTGGGTTACTAATATAGAATGACCCTGAGAGGGACCTTGATGATGATggcaaggaggaagaggatgatgGTGAGTGGGACTCAAAGTTGCAGGTCTTGAAGGTTGAGTAAGACGATTAATCATATTTAGATCAACTAGCTCCTACCTTATTCTCCAATTAGCTTCAAAATGTTTCTCTTGTCAGGTTGACTTTACACTTTGAACAGACGTATTGCGGCTTCATTATTTTGAACACGGAGTCGAGCAACCAAATGGTTTAGCTTGGCGGTTTATCTGAACTTATGTAACTTTCCATTAGAACTTCCATGTATAAGCATCAACTTGGTTGTGAGGTCAAAGGTCAGCTGAAGCTGGACCCTTATTATCATTTGGATACATTTGTTGTGATATATTTTAATGCTCTGTTTTGTTACCATACGTGATATTACTACATATCCTTGGGGCCTGCCACAATCCTTGGGTTAAATCAGATGACCCAGCTGCATGTGATCGTTATTTGTTTTCTCAATCGTGATCTCATTTTTGTGTGTTGAAATCAGAATAATCTACCTTCCATCTTCCAAAATCACCTTTTATTAAATCGAATAGTGCAAGTTCACTGTTCTACCGGTAGTGATGTGAAAGGATTCATAGCTCAATGATTCATGGTAGTTCATTCGCCATGCTCTATGCCATCGAGGGCCCTTTTGAATCAAAAGATTTGTATaaaaatttcataggattcaaatattattttttttcctatttagcCTTTTGATACAAAGGATTAAATCTTTCAAAATCCTATAGCAAGAGCTCCTACATGTTAGAAAATTTTCTTTGAGTCTATTTCTCTTATCtgattcctatatttttcccaCAATTCAATCAAACAACTATTtctgtgttttgtaatcctTTATTTTACATTTACATTTATGTTAGATTTCTTAATTTTTCATGTTGATCCATTTTcacattcctacgattcaaagatTCAAAGGGTTCTAAATCTCATATTATTTTCCCCGAATTCTGATTTTTTTAGACgtttttgtcctttttcttttggctgaattgtgattttttttcagacTTTTCCGTATGATCTATACCACtgatgttctttttttctttgagaACAATCACTGATGTTCTTGAGTATACAACTACATGGAACGGAACAAACGGCGAAGAATCGTGCCatattggcaatttggcatgctGTTCGGCTTGCTCGCTTTTTTTTACTGCGTGTCTGCGCCGGACACAGCCAAATCGCTCCGCGTCCCGGTCGAACTCCTCACTGACCTACCGCCCGATCCAACGATCGGACGGGCCAGATTAGGCGACACGTCTTTGTCCCCTCCACGCCAACCCTGTCCCCACCCGCGGCTCGCTTTCCCCAACCCGAAGTAGCCAAGCACCACACGCCGACGCGAACCAACCAAccggagaggaaaggaaagctcgGGATCGgagcagtagtagtactagGACGACTCAACGACGACGAtgcttcgccgccgcggcttctgctgctgctccggcgcacccgccgccgccgccgccgccttgctcctactggccgtggcggcggccgccccccgcgccgccgggtTCCACCTCGGGGGCGACGAGAGCGTCCTCGTGCGGGGCATGCTCGCCGCGATCCGCCGCGAGCAGGCCGAGGCGGAGGACGCGGCGCGCTTCGCCGTCGCGGAGTACAACAAGAACCAGGTCCGCTTTCTGCGCCTTCCCCTCGAGTTCAATTCCGttggattttcttttatttagttCTTATAAATCGGAGAACCGCATCAGCTTACGCAGATATAGGTCTACTAGTCTCCTTACAAACAGGTTAAATTAGGTCCATGAACCGGAGTAGATTGCATTATCTCGCGAGAGCGCTTCACTTTATCACTTAGGTCTGGTCAGCGCGGTGCAGATTTAAGACATTAATCTACTGCTGATAATGTTAGAATCACTAGCTAGTCCTGGTTCCGTTGACTTAAGTAGGAACATACGATTTGTGCAATGAAATTGTTGGAATCGTATAGAACCTTGGCAATTTGATGTTTTTGCTTCAAGCTGTAAACAGCTAGCACTGATCAATGATGATCACACAATTATGCGTGTGCCTTATTTGCGACTATAGTATCGTGCCCTGTTGTTCTGAgttacttttcttttttaagataagttgggttttttttgggtcaaatgttccttttcttttttaagataTGGAAGATGAGTAATACTAACATTTACAGCCTCTGCATTTGGTGCATCGAGCCGAAACCGTAGTAAGCGGTTGGACAAACCCCAACCTGCTAGAAAACTGAAACATGCtagtagtaaaaaaaatctagaaagcACTAAACTGGGAGGCTAGACCAAAAAAGGAGCATAACCAATAATTAACAAGCCTAAGTGAGCTGTATCATCCAATGAGGCTATTAGATCCTTGGCTTGCCTCCATGGAAACTGAATTTTAAGGGGACAATTGTATCCATGCCCCCACTTTTAACCTCAACTGTTGTTTTACCctcactttttagggtttgcaaTTTTACTCTCACTTTTTGAAAACGAGGAAGCCGGTTGCCCTCAGTTTTGACGCCTGGTTTGACGGTGTTAGTTCTAGGGCGAAAGGACATTTATATCCTTGGTGGTGGTTGTATTTTTTCCTTATATCTTCCTGTTAACTTCTTCCTTGAAAATCTATTGATAGGATTtcgggcctgtttggttggtgccTTCAGCAACATGCCTAATAAATTTGTGTGCCTGAGAGACATGAGTGCTTGCCCGGTCAGGTAGCCTGAGAATGAACTTGTTCATGGCAAGAAACAAATCTGAGCATAACTGCACCTTCTCTCCAACCAAAATAATTGTACTGTCTAGCCTCCCATGAAAAAGTCATTCGTgaatcaagaaaagaaaaagaaaggagaacACGAGGAAAGAGATCCCCAAATCAACGGATTTGCAACAAGAAGAGAAGGAAGGAGAATACAAGGAAATTAAgaaaatccccaaatccaatacagttgcaaaaaaaaaaaaaccatccatTATTTCTCCGATCTGCATGTGCTAAGCAAAAATCGAAGGATGACAAAGATCCAACAGTAATTGCTTCGTGTTGACGGCCAGATCGAGCAAAGCAACAGAGATGACGGCATCATGAGAAAACGGCGGTTTCGATCGATGAcggaagcggcggtggcggctgcttCACTCGACCGCCACTCGCCGGGCCTGGGAGTGGACACCACGGGAAGCCCCGCGACTGCCGACCCGCCGGAGACTCGCCGCGTCTGGCCACCACGCTCGTCGCCGCACGCACGCCGACGTCTCTAGGTCTCGGGTTGTTCACGGTTCACCACGACCAATGGTTGACTCGGTGGGGAGGAGAGGTGAAAGATCCCTATCCATTCACTCAGGGGTATAATGGTAAATTAATATTttgtaaataaatttttcatTGCCATTTGTATTTCTTTAACCCAAaaacgtgggacccacctaACTGACGTCAAAACTGGGGGCAAACGGCTGGTTCGCTTTCAAAAAGTGAGGGTAAAAttgcaaaccctaaaaaatgGGGGTAAAAGTGTAAAACGGTCAGTAGTTGAGGTTGAAAGTGGGGGCATGGATGCAATTGTCCAAATTTTAAGATGCTCTCTGCAGATCTTCTGGAATATTGTGACGTTTCCTCTTGTACGCAGGATGAATTCTTCATCAagtatttgttcttgatttctTCTAATTTTAATCTTGTTTCTCAGGGTGCTGAATTGGAATTTGCACGGATAGTGAAAGCCAAGCGTCAAGTTGTGACTGGTACCTTGCATGACCTGATGTTGGAGGTAGTTGATTCTGGAAAGAAAAGCCTGTATAGTGCAAAGGTATGGGTGAAGCCGTGGCTAGATTTTAAGGCAGTCGTCGAGTTCCGTCACGTTGGGGACTCCCAGTCACAGTCGGCCACTGCTGCTGATGATAACGCTGGGCAAGGTATGTTTCATCTCATTACGTTTCTGGAATAGTTTCGGTAATAATGCTGAGTGTTCTCTACATTACTGAAGAACTTCTTATGCGGACAGGATGACAGTTGTATATTCTTTTAAGTTTTGAGCAACTTCCCCATTAATTACGTATCTAATGTATAATTTTCTAGGAATTAAAGCGAgtgcaggaaaaaaatatttaaatgatATGACTTGTCATGTTGGCCTGATAATAACTCCTGAAAAGCTTCCCTAAAAACAAAATTCTGAAAAGCTAGAAACTTGGTATTGTTTGGCAAACCTTCATATCGTGTGTTTTCTGATATATGAATTTCATATCATCCGGTTCAATCTACTGGGGAGAAAGATAACTCGTACCAGTTGTTTTTCCAGATACTGCTGATCCCACTGTGGCATCAAGGAACGACCTGCACAACACTGAGAACAATAAAGTCTCTGTTGTCCTGTCAACCTTTTCTCAGGTATTGTCCTTCATCCATCTCATGCTTTTATGGAACTCATTATTAATGCAATTTCTATCAGTTTGCTGATTGGTAAGCCTGCTTGTCAACTTCTAGCGCATGTTAATGGGTTAATCTTTGGCTTGATTTATAGATAGTAAGAAATAATGGCTTTGCATGATGTCCTGAATCCTGATTCAGGCTAATCCTTAAAAATTTATTCTGATGCAGGCTAATCCTTAAAAATCTTGAGAAAGAACTTCATTTTAAAGCACTTGCATTGTGTAGCTCTGTTTTGTATATTTGGTTTGGTCCTTCGGCATATGTGGTATACCGTACTACGTCCTGTTCAAAGAGAGACTCCCAGGATGCATGCAGTCAGACCACATAATTTCTGAATAAGCATATGatctaaa
This window encodes:
- the LOC4338771 gene encoding cysteine proteinase inhibitor 3 isoform 1 precursor (isoform 1 precursor is encoded by transcript variant 1); amino-acid sequence: MLRRRGFCCCSGAPAAAAAALLLLAVAAAAPRAAGFHLGGDESVLVRGMLAAIRREQAEAEDAARFAVAEYNKNQGAELEFARIVKAKRQVVTGTLHDLMLEVVDSGKKSLYSAKVWVKPWLDFKAVVEFRHVGDSQSQSATAADDNAGQVVFPDTADPTVASRNDLHNTENNKVSVVLSTFSQTYSV
- the LOC4338771 gene encoding cysteine proteinase inhibitor 3 isoform 2 precursor (isoform 2 precursor is encoded by transcript variant 2), whose protein sequence is MLRRRGFCCCSGAPAAAAAALLLLAVAAAAPRAAGFHLGGDESVLVRGMLAAIRREQAEAEDAARFAVAEYNKNQGAELEFARIVKAKRQVVTGTLHDLMLEVVDSGKKSLYSAKVWVKPWLDFKAVVEFRHVGDSQSQSATAADDNAGQDTADPTVASRNDLHNTENNKVSVVLSTFSQTYSV